ATATTGCTGAAGTTCTTTGGCGCAACCATATGAATCATAACCCAGCAGATCCTCATTGGGCTAACCGCGACCGCTTTGTACTGTCTAACGGTCATGGTTCAATGCTGATTTACAGCTTGCTGCATCTGACAGGTTATGACTTATCTATTGATGAGTTAAAGAACTTCCGTCAATTACATTCTAAAACCCCAGGTCACCCAGAATATGGTTATACGCCAGGCGTTGAAACCACTACTGGTCCTTTAGGCCAAGGTATTGCAAACGCAGTCGGTTTTGCGATTGCAGAACGTACTTTAGCGGCACAATTTAACCGCCCAGGGCATGACGTTGTCGACCACCACACCTATGTGTTCATGGGTGACGGTTGTATGATGGAAGGTATCTCCCATGAAGTGTGCTCATTAGCAGGTACTCTGAAATTAAATAAACTGGTCGCATTCTACGATGACAACGGCATCTCTATCGATGGTGAAGTTGAAGGCTGGTTTACTGATGATACTGCAGCACGTTTCGAAGCATACGGTTGGCACGTTATTCGTGACATCGATGGTCACAATGCAGACCAAATCAACGCTGCAGTGAACGAAGCTCACAAGCAATCAGACAAACCAACGCTGATTATGTGCAAAACCGTTATCGGTTTTGGTTCACCAAACAAAGCAGGCACCGAAGCGGTTCATGGCGCACCTTTAGGTGATGCAGAAATCGCAGCAACTCGTGAAGCACTGGGTTGGAAATTCGGTCCATTCGAAATTCCAGCGGATATCTATCAAGCTTGGGATGCGCGCGAAGCGGGTAAAGAAAAACAGCATTCTTGGAATGAAAAATTTGCGGCATACGCAAAAGCACATCCAGAATTAGCGAAAGAATTCGAACGTCGTATGGCGGGTGAACTGCCAGCGAACTTTGATGCAGAAGCGAAAAAATTCGTTGAAAACCTGCAACAAAACCCTGCGAACATCGCAAGCCGTAAAGCATCTCAAAACGCGTTAGAAGCATTCGGTAAAGTATTACCTGAATTCATGGGCGGTTCTGCGGACTTAGCGCCAAGTAACTTAACCATGTGGTCTGGCTCTAAACCTCTGAATGAAGACAAAGCGGGTAACTACATCCATTACGGTGTTCGCGAATTCGGTATGTCCGCTATCATGAACGGTATCGCTCTGCACGGCGGTTTCATCCCTTACGGCGCAACATTCTTAATGTTCGTTGAATACGCACGTAACGCAGTACGTATGGCAGCGCTGATGAAAATTCGCAGCATCTTCGTTTATACCCATGACTCTATCGGTCTGGGTGAAGATGGTCCAACG
The Providencia alcalifaciens DNA segment above includes these coding regions:
- the tkt gene encoding transketolase, whose amino-acid sequence is MTTRKTLANAIRFLSMDAVQKAKSGHPGAPMGMADIAEVLWRNHMNHNPADPHWANRDRFVLSNGHGSMLIYSLLHLTGYDLSIDELKNFRQLHSKTPGHPEYGYTPGVETTTGPLGQGIANAVGFAIAERTLAAQFNRPGHDVVDHHTYVFMGDGCMMEGISHEVCSLAGTLKLNKLVAFYDDNGISIDGEVEGWFTDDTAARFEAYGWHVIRDIDGHNADQINAAVNEAHKQSDKPTLIMCKTVIGFGSPNKAGTEAVHGAPLGDAEIAATREALGWKFGPFEIPADIYQAWDAREAGKEKQHSWNEKFAAYAKAHPELAKEFERRMAGELPANFDAEAKKFVENLQQNPANIASRKASQNALEAFGKVLPEFMGGSADLAPSNLTMWSGSKPLNEDKAGNYIHYGVREFGMSAIMNGIALHGGFIPYGATFLMFVEYARNAVRMAALMKIRSIFVYTHDSIGLGEDGPTHQPVEQLASLRVTPNMSTWRPCDQVESAVAWKYAIERKDGPSALIFSRQNLEQQPRTAEQLANIEKGAYILKDCAGTPELLFIATGSEVELAVKAADQLTAEGRKVRVVSMPSTDVFDKQDAAYREAVLPANVSARVAIEAGIADYWFKYTGLNGAIIGMHSFGESAPADQLYKEFGITVENAVKAAKSLLK